Proteins from a genomic interval of Sporolactobacillus sp. Y61:
- a CDS encoding (Fe-S)-binding protein: MTTSDKKKIQQDFKENMDYDELLNCMRCGFCLPSCPTYIETGHQEKYSPRGRIALMKGITDGVVEPDEDIAHSLDLCLGCRACEPVCPSGVQYGHLLADARTILQHHKKQSVPVKMVRKGIFNGLFPHQDRVEKATGLLGFYQRSGLEKVGRKIGFMNLFPKSMAAMEKILPQAPKRREIKARPRYFAHDGEKKATVALFTGCLMDTIFFKTNNATIKLLQKAGCDVVIPENQLCCGALNGHNGEMEKAREMAKQNIEAFEKSDADYIITNAGGCSAFLIEYDHLLKDEPEWAKRAKHFVTKLKDISAILVDLDFQKTHRLRLPEQTITYQDSCHLRNVMHTFREPRMLLQSIEGAHFVEMEGADTCCGSAGDYNIVQPEMAMQILDHKMEKVEKTAAKTIVTANPGCLLEMKLGVDRAGKSGKVRAVHIADLLLEAVD, encoded by the coding sequence ATGACCACATCTGATAAGAAGAAAATTCAGCAGGATTTTAAAGAAAACATGGACTATGACGAGTTGTTGAACTGCATGCGCTGCGGGTTTTGTCTGCCCTCCTGTCCGACATATATAGAAACCGGTCATCAGGAGAAATACTCACCGCGTGGACGGATTGCTTTGATGAAAGGGATCACGGACGGTGTGGTTGAGCCGGATGAAGATATTGCCCACTCACTTGATCTGTGTCTCGGGTGCCGGGCATGTGAGCCGGTTTGCCCATCTGGTGTTCAGTACGGACATCTGCTGGCGGATGCCCGTACCATTCTCCAGCATCACAAAAAACAATCTGTTCCGGTGAAAATGGTGCGCAAGGGGATATTTAATGGCCTTTTCCCGCATCAGGACCGTGTGGAGAAAGCAACAGGACTGCTTGGCTTCTACCAGCGCAGTGGACTGGAGAAGGTCGGACGAAAGATTGGCTTTATGAACCTTTTCCCGAAGAGTATGGCTGCAATGGAAAAAATCCTGCCTCAGGCTCCGAAGCGCCGTGAGATAAAAGCACGTCCACGATATTTTGCACATGATGGGGAGAAGAAAGCGACCGTGGCCCTGTTTACCGGTTGCCTGATGGATACCATCTTCTTTAAAACCAATAACGCAACGATCAAATTGCTGCAAAAAGCCGGCTGTGATGTGGTCATACCGGAAAATCAGCTGTGCTGTGGGGCTTTGAATGGACACAATGGTGAGATGGAAAAGGCAAGGGAGATGGCAAAACAGAATATTGAGGCATTTGAGAAATCAGATGCAGATTATATTATCACGAATGCAGGAGGATGCAGTGCCTTTCTGATTGAATATGACCATTTACTTAAGGATGAACCGGAATGGGCGAAACGGGCAAAGCACTTTGTCACTAAACTGAAAGATATTTCCGCCATTCTGGTTGATCTTGATTTTCAGAAAACACATCGCCTGCGCCTGCCTGAACAGACCATCACCTATCAGGATTCCTGCCATCTGCGCAATGTCATGCACACATTCCGTGAGCCGAGAATGCTCCTTCAGTCGATTGAAGGCGCACATTTTGTAGAAATGGAGGGTGCGGACACCTGCTGTGGATCAGCCGGTGATTATAATATTGTCCAGCCTGAAATGGCGATGCAAATCCTTGATCATAAAATGGAGAAGGTGGAAAAAACAGCAGCAAAGACCATTGTCACCGCTAATCCGGGCTGCCTGCTTGAGATGAAACTGGGTGTCGACCGTGCGGGGAAAAGCGGAAAAGTCCGTGCTGTTCACATCGCCGACCTGCTGCTGGAAGCTGTAGATTAG
- the glcD gene encoding glycolate oxidase subunit GlcD: MASAKRLKKQSRIRERLAEIVGTENVDASTSGRLVYSYDATPNYQSLPDFVVSPRSAEETAQVLKLCNDTGTPVYSRGSGTNLCADTCPAKGGVVLLLKHLNKILEIDRENLTITVQPGVITKTISETVEREGLFYPPDPSSMKISTIGGNISENSGGLRGLKYGVTRDYVMALQVALPNGELIRTGGKLTKDVAGYDLTRLFVGSEGTLGVITEATLKLIPKPESKKTILALYQDIESAGRSVSAIIAHKMIPVTLEFLDQDTLRAVEDFAHIGLPTEAKAILLIVQDGPEEIVERDIQKIAEICRSEHAVDVRLAASDEEAEQLATARRTALSALARLKPTTILEDATVPRSEIAKMVRAITDIAEKYQVRISTFGHAGDGNLHPTCLTDARNHEEMQRVEKAFAAIFEKAIELGGTLTGEHGIGMTKAPYLKWKLGETGISIMKGIKKAIDPNGIMNPGKVFAENSVERTSVERAVAAE, from the coding sequence ATGGCATCTGCAAAAAGGTTAAAAAAACAGTCACGAATCAGAGAGAGGCTTGCAGAGATTGTCGGTACGGAAAACGTCGACGCATCCACAAGCGGCAGGCTTGTTTATTCTTATGACGCCACACCAAATTATCAGTCGCTTCCGGATTTTGTAGTCTCTCCGAGATCTGCAGAAGAGACGGCACAGGTTCTGAAACTCTGTAATGACACAGGAACGCCTGTTTATTCGAGAGGTTCCGGTACGAACCTGTGTGCGGATACGTGTCCCGCAAAAGGAGGCGTCGTCCTGCTTCTGAAGCACCTGAACAAGATTCTTGAGATTGACAGAGAGAATCTGACGATTACAGTTCAGCCCGGTGTCATCACAAAGACCATCAGTGAAACGGTTGAGAGGGAAGGGCTATTTTATCCGCCGGATCCCAGTTCGATGAAAATCTCAACAATCGGCGGAAATATCAGTGAAAATTCAGGAGGACTTCGCGGCCTGAAATATGGAGTCACAAGGGATTATGTCATGGCTCTGCAGGTTGCACTGCCAAATGGAGAACTGATCCGTACGGGAGGCAAACTGACAAAAGATGTCGCCGGCTACGACCTGACGCGCCTGTTTGTTGGATCGGAGGGCACGCTGGGTGTGATTACTGAAGCCACACTGAAACTGATTCCCAAACCTGAATCCAAAAAGACGATTCTGGCGCTGTATCAGGATATTGAGTCGGCCGGCCGGTCGGTCTCTGCTATTATCGCTCATAAAATGATACCGGTTACACTCGAGTTCCTTGATCAGGATACGCTGCGGGCGGTTGAAGACTTCGCGCACATCGGACTTCCGACAGAAGCCAAAGCGATCCTGTTGATCGTACAGGATGGTCCTGAAGAGATCGTTGAGCGCGATATTCAGAAAATCGCCGAAATTTGCCGCAGTGAACATGCTGTTGATGTACGCCTTGCCGCGTCTGATGAAGAAGCTGAACAACTTGCCACGGCCAGACGTACAGCGCTGAGTGCCCTGGCCCGGCTTAAACCGACGACGATTCTGGAAGATGCAACCGTTCCCAGGTCGGAAATTGCGAAGATGGTGCGTGCGATAACTGATATTGCAGAGAAATATCAGGTGCGTATTTCAACCTTCGGGCATGCCGGGGACGGTAATCTGCATCCTACCTGCCTGACTGACGCGCGGAACCATGAAGAAATGCAGCGCGTGGAAAAGGCTTTTGCAGCGATATTTGAAAAGGCCATTGAACTCGGCGGGACATTAACCGGAGAGCATGGAATCGGCATGACCAAAGCGCCTTATTTAAAGTGGAAACTGGGAGAGACCGGGATCAGCATCATGAAAGGCATAAAAAAGGCGATAGATCCGAACGGCATCATGAATCCAGGGAAAGTATTCGCTGAAAATAGTGTAGAAAGAACGAGTGTAGAAAGAGCGGTGGCTGCAGAATGA
- the copZ gene encoding copper chaperone CopZ, producing MAERTLEVKGMSCGHCKKAVSGALKDLEGVSSANVDLKSGKVDVQYDDAKVGFDQMKSAVEDQGYDVVK from the coding sequence ATGGCAGAAAGAACACTTGAAGTCAAAGGGATGAGCTGCGGACACTGCAAAAAGGCTGTGTCCGGAGCACTGAAAGATCTCGAAGGCGTTTCATCAGCTAATGTTGATCTGAAATCCGGAAAGGTCGATGTTCAATATGATGATGCCAAAGTTGGTTTTGATCAGATGAAGTCAGCGGTTGAAGATCAGGGCTATGATGTTGTTAAATAA
- a CDS encoding heavy metal translocating P-type ATPase, which produces MKKEMTIGVTGMTCAACSSRIEKVLNRMDGINANVNLAMESARVIVDEDKVTLDEIIEKIEKLGYGVRKKRLDMVISGMTCAACAARIEKGLARMPGVTSAQVNLATESGTVNYIPGFTGPDTIFEKVGKLGYKAVPEADTGDDDRIKELKKKRNKVILSTVLSLPLLYTMVVHLPFATGLPVPALLMNPWFQFLLASIVQFYIGWPFYRGAYRALVNKSANMDVLVATGTSAAYFYSVEETIRYQFSGLMHPSLYFETSAILITLVHLGKYFEARAKRRTTDAIRELTGLQAKEATLIRNGSEKKVPIEQVIPGDLLKVRPGEKIPVDGMVTEGTSSVDESMITGESIPVTKRNGDRVIGATMNTNGVLVMRADKVGKDTMLAGIVRIVEEAQGSKAPIQRLADNISGIFVPVVLSIAALVFVVWISVVGPGELAPALSAAISVLVIACPCALGLATPTSIMVGTGKGAEAGILFKGGEFLETAQNLQSVMLDKTGTITNGKPAVTDLFTFGELDRQSIIQMVVCAESSSEHPLGQAIVAFGKEKGIHEMPSVEDFEARSGYGISARVDDRKVVIGTRRLMKQEKVSFRPAAEKARQLENDGKTVMFVSIDGQLSAIIAVADTLKPSSKKAIAELKARGTGVYMITGDNERTALAIARKAGIDHVYAEVLPGEKADKVRELQKQGLKVAMVGDGINDAPALAVADIGMAIGTGTDVAIEAADVTLVGGDLTHVAKVLDLSRKTMQNIRQNLFWALFYNAIGIPVAALGLLAPWVAGAAMAFSSVSVVANSLRLKSLKI; this is translated from the coding sequence ATGAAGAAAGAAATGACCATCGGTGTAACCGGAATGACCTGTGCTGCCTGCTCCAGCCGGATCGAGAAAGTACTCAACAGGATGGACGGGATCAATGCCAACGTCAATCTGGCTATGGAAAGTGCAAGGGTGATAGTGGATGAAGACAAAGTCACACTTGATGAAATCATCGAGAAAATTGAAAAACTGGGATACGGTGTCAGAAAGAAACGTCTGGACATGGTGATCAGCGGAATGACCTGTGCCGCCTGCGCTGCGCGGATCGAGAAGGGATTAGCACGTATGCCGGGCGTTACATCTGCACAGGTTAATCTGGCAACAGAGTCGGGAACCGTAAATTATATCCCGGGATTTACAGGACCGGACACTATTTTTGAAAAGGTCGGAAAACTGGGTTACAAAGCTGTTCCTGAGGCAGATACGGGCGATGACGACCGGATAAAAGAATTAAAGAAGAAACGGAATAAAGTCATATTATCCACGGTACTCTCTCTCCCGTTATTGTATACTATGGTGGTTCATCTGCCATTTGCCACAGGCCTGCCGGTACCGGCGCTTCTGATGAACCCATGGTTTCAGTTTCTACTGGCCAGTATTGTCCAGTTTTATATCGGCTGGCCTTTTTACCGCGGGGCTTATCGGGCTCTGGTAAACAAAAGTGCCAATATGGACGTGCTGGTGGCAACAGGGACAAGCGCCGCCTATTTTTACAGCGTGGAGGAGACAATCCGCTATCAGTTTTCCGGGCTGATGCATCCGTCACTGTATTTTGAGACGAGTGCGATTCTGATCACGCTGGTTCATCTGGGAAAGTATTTTGAGGCGCGGGCGAAAAGACGCACTACCGACGCGATCCGTGAATTGACGGGCCTGCAGGCCAAAGAGGCCACGTTGATCAGGAACGGTTCAGAAAAAAAGGTGCCCATTGAACAGGTTATCCCCGGCGATCTGCTGAAAGTCAGACCGGGTGAAAAAATTCCGGTTGACGGCATGGTAACTGAGGGCACTTCGTCTGTTGACGAATCGATGATTACCGGTGAATCGATTCCTGTAACGAAAAGGAATGGTGACCGGGTGATCGGCGCGACCATGAATACGAACGGGGTACTGGTCATGAGGGCAGATAAAGTCGGAAAAGACACCATGCTTGCCGGTATTGTCCGGATTGTGGAGGAAGCTCAGGGTTCGAAAGCGCCGATACAGAGACTGGCGGATAATATTTCCGGCATTTTTGTCCCTGTCGTTTTATCGATTGCCGCACTGGTCTTTGTTGTCTGGATTTCAGTTGTGGGACCGGGAGAACTGGCGCCTGCTCTTTCTGCAGCAATCAGCGTCCTCGTGATTGCCTGCCCATGCGCACTCGGGCTTGCTACACCAACCTCGATCATGGTTGGGACAGGTAAGGGTGCTGAAGCCGGCATTTTGTTTAAAGGCGGAGAATTTCTCGAAACCGCACAGAATCTCCAGTCCGTTATGCTGGATAAAACAGGTACGATAACGAACGGTAAACCCGCGGTGACCGATCTCTTTACTTTTGGCGAGTTGGATCGTCAGTCGATCATCCAAATGGTGGTATGCGCAGAAAGTTCTAGTGAGCATCCTTTGGGCCAGGCCATTGTGGCGTTCGGGAAAGAAAAAGGGATACATGAAATGCCTTCGGTCGAGGACTTTGAAGCCCGGTCAGGTTACGGCATAAGTGCACGGGTGGATGACCGGAAGGTGGTCATCGGAACCCGGCGCCTGATGAAGCAGGAAAAGGTTTCGTTCCGGCCGGCTGCTGAAAAAGCCAGACAGCTTGAAAATGATGGAAAAACCGTCATGTTTGTCTCAATTGACGGCCAGCTCTCAGCGATCATCGCTGTTGCCGATACATTGAAACCCTCATCGAAAAAAGCGATAGCAGAACTGAAAGCACGTGGGACAGGCGTTTACATGATTACGGGAGACAATGAACGGACAGCACTGGCGATTGCCCGGAAGGCGGGGATCGATCATGTTTATGCTGAAGTTCTTCCTGGAGAAAAGGCTGATAAGGTACGAGAACTTCAGAAGCAGGGACTCAAGGTCGCGATGGTAGGGGACGGGATTAATGACGCCCCTGCACTGGCTGTCGCTGATATCGGTATGGCCATTGGAACCGGAACAGACGTTGCGATAGAAGCAGCCGATGTGACCCTTGTCGGAGGCGACCTGACTCATGTGGCCAAAGTGCTTGATCTGAGCAGGAAAACGATGCAGAATATCCGTCAGAATCTGTTCTGGGCACTGTTTTATAATGCGATAGGCATACCCGTTGCTGCCCTCGGTCTTCTCGCACCATGGGTAGCAGGTGCCGCCATGGCCTTCAGTTCTGTATCCGTCGTCGCAAACAGTCTGAGACTGAAAAGCTTGAAGATCTGA
- a CDS encoding metal-sensitive transcriptional regulator: protein MQPDKSPAQPRTSEEKQKIINRLKRAEGQIRGLQKMVEEDRYCVDILIQLSAVQAALKKIGFSVLERHTKSCVYRAIDEGHGSEQIDELLKVLKQFYK, encoded by the coding sequence ATGCAGCCGGATAAATCTCCGGCACAGCCAAGGACCTCAGAAGAAAAGCAAAAAATCATTAACCGTCTGAAAAGAGCGGAAGGTCAGATACGCGGCCTCCAGAAAATGGTTGAAGAAGACAGATATTGTGTTGACATACTGATCCAGCTTTCTGCCGTCCAGGCTGCACTGAAGAAAATTGGATTTTCAGTACTGGAACGCCATACAAAATCCTGTGTCTATCGGGCGATCGATGAGGGACACGGATCAGAGCAGATTGACGAATTGCTTAAGGTACTGAAACAGTTCTATAAATAG
- the glpK gene encoding glycerol kinase GlpK, which produces MGKFILALDEGTTSVRAMIFDDKGRIVQTSQKEFTQYFPNPGWVEQDANEIWASILAVIADALSTSEIAPKEIAGIGITNQRETAVVWDRHTGHPIYHAIVWQSRQTADICGELKEKGYEQMVRDKTGLLIDPYFAGTKVKWILDHVEGSREKAKNGDLLFGTIDTWLIWKLSGGKAHVTDYTNASRTLMYNIYDLKWDDELLEMLDIPKQMLPEVHSSSEVYAQTISYHFFGEHVPIAGIAGDQQSALFGQNCFKPGMVKNTYGTGCFMLMNTGETAVKSKSGLLTTIAWGLNGKVHYALEGSIFVAGSAIQWLRDGMRMIKSSPESETYAARVRTTDGVYLVPAFVGLGTPYWDSDARGAAFGLTRGTTKEHFIRAALESLAYQTKDVLNAMQVDSGITLNKLRADGGASMNNLLMQFQSDILGVPVERPTSSETTALGAAYLAGLAVGVWGSQDEIADIWQLGRDFQPQMDEKTRNSLYAGWSAAVNATRAFKPAAQVASPVAD; this is translated from the coding sequence ATGGGAAAGTTTATTTTAGCGCTGGACGAAGGAACGACAAGCGTCCGGGCGATGATATTTGATGATAAAGGACGAATTGTTCAAACCTCTCAGAAAGAATTTACGCAGTATTTCCCCAATCCGGGATGGGTTGAGCAGGACGCCAATGAAATCTGGGCATCCATTCTCGCGGTAATCGCCGATGCGCTGTCAACAAGTGAAATTGCTCCAAAAGAAATTGCCGGAATCGGGATCACGAATCAGCGGGAAACAGCAGTTGTCTGGGACCGCCATACCGGTCACCCCATCTATCATGCGATCGTCTGGCAGTCACGCCAGACAGCAGATATCTGTGGAGAACTGAAAGAAAAAGGTTATGAGCAAATGGTGCGTGATAAAACGGGCCTGCTGATTGACCCGTATTTCGCGGGGACGAAAGTAAAGTGGATTCTTGATCATGTCGAAGGATCAAGAGAAAAGGCGAAAAACGGTGACCTGCTTTTCGGTACGATCGATACCTGGCTGATCTGGAAACTGTCGGGCGGCAAAGCCCACGTGACCGACTACACGAATGCGTCACGTACTCTGATGTATAATATTTATGATCTGAAATGGGACGATGAACTGCTTGAAATGCTTGATATTCCGAAGCAAATGCTGCCGGAAGTGCATTCGTCTTCCGAAGTGTATGCACAGACGATCAGTTATCATTTCTTTGGCGAACATGTCCCGATTGCCGGTATCGCCGGAGATCAGCAGTCTGCCCTGTTCGGCCAGAACTGTTTTAAGCCGGGAATGGTCAAGAACACATACGGCACCGGCTGTTTTATGCTGATGAATACCGGAGAAACTGCCGTGAAATCAAAAAGCGGTCTCCTGACAACCATTGCCTGGGGCCTTAACGGTAAAGTCCACTACGCCCTGGAAGGCAGCATTTTCGTTGCAGGATCAGCCATCCAGTGGCTGAGAGACGGGATGAGGATGATCAAATCATCACCTGAAAGTGAAACCTACGCCGCCCGGGTCAGGACAACAGACGGGGTTTATCTTGTTCCTGCCTTTGTCGGACTGGGCACCCCTTACTGGGATTCAGACGCCCGTGGAGCCGCATTTGGCCTGACGCGCGGCACGACTAAAGAGCATTTCATCCGGGCGGCCCTGGAATCCCTTGCCTATCAGACAAAAGATGTGCTGAATGCGATGCAGGTTGATTCCGGCATCACATTAAACAAACTGCGTGCAGACGGCGGGGCATCGATGAATAATTTACTGATGCAGTTTCAGAGTGATATTCTCGGTGTTCCGGTTGAGCGGCCGACAAGCAGTGAAACAACGGCGCTTGGTGCAGCCTATCTGGCAGGACTCGCAGTGGGTGTCTGGGGCAGTCAGGATGAAATCGCCGACATATGGCAGCTGGGCAGAGATTTTCAGCCACAGATGGACGAAAAAACAAGAAACAGCCTGTATGCCGGGTGGAGCGCAGCTGTAAACGCTACGCGTGCTTTTAAACCGGCCGCTCAAGTGGCAAGTCCGGTAGCAGATTAA
- a CDS encoding MIP/aquaporin family protein, translated as MSGFMGELIGTMILIVLGDGVCAGVNLKKSFARNSGWIVISFGWGFAVAIGAYAVGQFSGAHLNPALTLGLAAAGSFPWQEVPAYLAGQMIGGFLGGCIVFLHYLPHWKETDDPSVKLGVFCTGPAIPSHWSNLLSEVIGTFILVVGIMAIGANELADGFNPLLVGFLIVVIGMALGGTTGYAINPARDLAPRLAHALLPIPGKGGSNWGYAWIPVVGPIIGGVFGALFYQTFFTGQMTAAFWVFAAITLAVVILALKGEHQRKAGSVPEAQEPVASGQN; from the coding sequence ATGTCAGGTTTTATGGGTGAACTGATCGGTACCATGATTTTAATTGTTTTAGGTGATGGCGTCTGTGCAGGGGTGAACTTGAAAAAATCATTTGCGAGAAATTCAGGGTGGATCGTTATTTCATTCGGCTGGGGATTTGCTGTTGCTATCGGTGCTTACGCAGTCGGACAGTTCAGCGGTGCCCACCTGAATCCCGCGCTGACGCTGGGCCTTGCAGCGGCCGGATCTTTCCCCTGGCAGGAAGTCCCCGCTTACCTTGCCGGACAGATGATTGGCGGATTTCTTGGAGGTTGTATTGTTTTTCTTCATTATCTGCCCCACTGGAAAGAAACAGATGATCCCTCGGTGAAACTGGGCGTCTTCTGCACCGGACCGGCGATCCCGAGTCACTGGAGCAATCTGCTCAGTGAAGTGATCGGTACGTTCATCCTTGTTGTCGGTATTATGGCAATCGGTGCAAATGAGCTGGCCGACGGATTTAATCCGCTCCTGGTCGGTTTTCTGATTGTTGTGATCGGGATGGCTCTCGGCGGAACAACCGGTTATGCCATTAACCCTGCGCGAGATCTTGCACCGCGGCTCGCACATGCCCTGCTGCCCATTCCGGGTAAGGGCGGCTCCAACTGGGGCTATGCCTGGATTCCGGTTGTCGGTCCGATCATTGGCGGTGTATTCGGGGCCCTTTTCTATCAGACATTTTTTACCGGACAGATGACAGCGGCGTTCTGGGTTTTCGCTGCGATTACGCTGGCTGTTGTTATCCTGGCGCTGAAAGGTGAACATCAGCGGAAAGCGGGAAGCGTCCCGGAAGCACAGGAACCGGTTGCCTCCGGGCAAAACTGA